From the Pocillopora verrucosa isolate sample1 chromosome 11, ASM3666991v2, whole genome shotgun sequence genome, the window CCTCGAGTTAATGAGGCTCTATCGTATTCAATTGATCTCCTGGGAGTCAGAGctaaatgttttcaaactatAATTTGCTGTTTACATTGTTCTGTTGGTGCATGTCTGCGAATATTGCTACAAATGAAACATGGCTGATTCTTACAGTCGCTTAGCCAATTCTACTCGACAAGTCACCATATTGAAGATTCTTTTTGTGATTCTCTCCGTCACTTATGTGTGGCACCTATTATTACGCTAATTGTGGTATTAACGTCGAAGCGAGCCAAAGACAGTTCAAACGATCGTGGCCTCAAATTTTGTCCAGAAAATACGGAGTTGACAGTTTCCACTGCACGCTCTTCTGGTCTTTACGACGATCTctctgaaaaggaaattatttctGAGGGATTTTATACTCAGCCAAACGTCTCTGAATATAACTCCCTTAAAAGATGCAAACATCAACGACAATCACATCTACTTGATCGAGTTACAGCAACCAAGCAAAGACGAGGCTATTAAATTCCTTGACAACAATGGCCCTAAACCAGAACGGGTTGCTCGTGCTGTTGTCTTTTTCGGAGGAAAACTAAGCCCCGAAGTCAGAGAATATTTGGTTTCCCCCGCTGCCAAGCCTTCCCGTTACGAGAAAACCACAGGACCTGGGCACAAATATCCAATACCCTATGAAGCACGCCCGGAGGACTCGAAAGAACTCGACGCAACGGAgagtttcattttaaaaatgtcagAGCAGCTACGGGATTTGTTCTACGAAAGCTTTGATGGGTATACCTACGACAATTGTACGGATCGCTGTTTGACCTGGGATTATAGCAGCCTGGGTGAATTTGGTTTGCGCAAGAAATGATTCTTTTTCAAGCGCGATCTCCCAGGAAATTATTTACATCCTGTTGGCCTTAGTTTATATGTTGATACTAGAGGAAGTGACGTGTCGAGATGGAAAGTCGAAAAAGTGGTTTATCTTAATTCTTCATTTGACAGTGTAGAAGAATTAATGGTAGCTTACAGAAATGGCTCTGTGTATAAGGTTTTCATTCCCGCGCCTTCATACTCACCTGAAAAGCTCCTTTTTTCGTCGTATCTGCGCCGCTAGGCCTGTCCCGATTATGctcgtaaaatgctggaaagttgctcactgaaatgccaaaaagttgctaaaaaattggcaaaaatccaaaaagttgctaccaaaatttcaaaagttgctgcctaaatttcttgcaatttttatataaacgttaactgaaagctttatttttcgttcttcacaataattgctaacatcggtcaagaaaaatagcttgaaatttagctttaaacagttgctcgcaaatatgggcgaaatttaaggATACTCTTAAGTCTAACGGAACAGaacacatggttcatttgacgTCTTGCCGAACGATATGAGGGAACTTGAACGAAACTAGCTCTACTAATTGCATTCTCAGAGTCTAAAACCAtataagaaatcaaaatgttacaCCCTCTTTGCATTGTTATATCGAAGCATGACAGAGGCTTCAAGGTAATCTTGGAGGGCGGACTCTTGCTGTGAGCCAAATGCATTGGTCAGAAGACTAAAAACCCTTTCTGCAGAGGCAGAGCTTGGCTGAATCAACAGGAGTTTTTTAACTAGCGAAGACCAGTGCGGGAGGGTGTCTTTGTGATTTGCCCACCAAGTCAGCTTGTCATCCTCACATGTTACTGTGACCCCATCAGATGCAGCAAGATACAAAGGAAGTTCTTGCGCCAGATTAGCTATTGTGGCATCGTCATTGGCGAAGGGAAAGTTTCTGAGCTCTTCCAGAGAAGCAGCTGTCGGATTCAGGGCTTGCACCTGTACAAGGCAACAGAGGCGCGCAGCTTTGAAAGCTGGTACTGTACCGTGAAACTGGACACTGAACTTCTGGTGATAAATTTGGAAGCCTGGCTGGATACAAGCTTTCGCCTGTGCCATTAATTGATTGCAGAGCACAGCATTGCCACCAGCAATTTCCCGAGCAACAGCTGTGGTATTTGGGTAGTTTCCGACCGCTACAGCCCGGGTAATAGCTGAAATCCGCTCATAGCAGGTGAAAATGAGTGGCCCATCCCCTTCCAGATAATAGGTGGCATTGACGAAATGCACCCCAGCATCAACAAGTGCAGCCAACTCCAAGCGTAGGTCTTGGCAGCTTTGAGGATCGTCAAATATCTCCAGAAGACGTCTGCGATTTGCTGGAGAAACTTCGTCGTTCTCGCGAAGAAAAGGTTCGACATCACCAAAATACTCTGACACTTGCCTGAGAATTTCCCATTTACTCCACCAACGCGTCTCACTGAACATACGAATGGACTGTCCCGTTCGCTCTCTCTCCAAACAAGGCGCGCATTATAGCTATGGGAAAACATGCTTATCCAATACCGGGCGAATAAGTCCaggattttaaattcaaaatggttgcCGACATTGTCAATAGTGTGCGAGAAGCACACAATATCAAAAAATTTCGGATAAAAGAACATTAGCTGTCTCAAGGCAGCTCCATTAACAGACGCACCATCTCTTATCCCCCCAATTATTGCAGTCGGACCGAAGTGGTAATCCACAGCTAGACATGACATCAGCCTCTGAGCCAACTCTTCTCCCTTTAGCGCTTTTGCGAGAATGTCCAGACGTATGAGACGCTGAGTGGGCTGAAAGTTTTCCTGTACATAACGAACTATGACAGCAAGGGCCTCACCCAATCTGGCTGTTCCATCAAAGATAACAGAGGCCTCCTTCACATCTTTGAGTTCTTTCTTAAGTTtgtccttttcattttctagcaccGCTGGAATGAGCTCGCTCAGGTGGGCGCGGTTGGTTAACCTGTGGCCATACTTCTCTAGTAAAGGTCGAAGGGCATCCACTTTTGCTAATGCTATTCCTCCTGAAAGAAAAGATTCGACCACCTCAAAGCGAAACAGTCGCATTTCCGCTGGCAACGTTGACCCGCATGCTTTTTCTCTGTTATCCCTCCTCTGCAAACATGCCGTTATTGTCTGGCTCTCCGATTTGCTTTTTGCAATCTCGGACAGGCCTCTCTcgtgcttcttggatttgatatgtttttcgattgaacttttcttctcagagatAATTTCGCTGCAAGCATTGCACCGCAATTTCCGGTTAACCACAGTAAAATGATGTTTTCGGTACTCTGTGATCCGATCCCAGGCACTTGTCCTGACACTACTCCCCCTTTGCTTGTACTTCCCTTCGTTGGCAGGAAGTTTTCGCTTACGTGCGATAACAGCACTCGTTGGAGAACGAAGACTTGCGCCAGCATTTACTGCTACCAAAATTGGATCTTCTATTTCTTGCACATCTTCGTTCTCCGATAAATCGGAGTTCTCTTCTGTGAGGCTTTGCGTTGCCATTAATGTCGTGTCAACAAACAGATCGTCTGATGTAGTTGATCGGCTTATTACATGTTTACAATACTGAACGATTAAACGAGTTGAGCCAGGAATTAGATAACCTCTACAGCTTGTATGCAGGCAAGAAAGTGAAGACACGTTGTCGTGATTTGTACAATGTGCATAAACGTGTTATTAAGATTGACATTTTTCGAGGCGTGTCGCTGATTACTGTTTGCATTAAGTGAGACaatagaaaacagttttttttttattacacgaAAGAAAACCGTACGAGCGAACTGATGTTCAGTCAGAGGTTATTATCTGTAAGTGAGGGAGTTTTGTTGGTCGGTCCAATTAAACCTGTTTACAACAACGTGATAGATTCGTGGTACCGGAAATAAAACTCAGTTGATTAACATATTATTCGGATTCTAGTTGTAACACACTATACCTGGacaacacaaaccaggtgtcaatgtcatgagaaaagtaaacaataaaggcGGCTTCTCGCCATCCATTTCcgttcatgaaaagtaaagaaacaataGGCCAGTTAGGCCTGCGAAACGTTGTCAAGTGACAGGTTATGTGTTCAAAAGGTTGATAACACGATAAGCCTTCAAGAAATTCGCATGAATTGAGGTTTTCCAcgaaatcgttgactttttcgtgcttgatatgtgctctaaaccaatattttgctcaaaaattgctctgaaaGGCAAAACTTGCTCGAGGTTGCTAAAACcgccaaaagttgctcaaaagttgccgagcacaatcgggataggcctactgacaaggagaattagcttaAAGGTCCAGAGCTTCTGTAgattttgatcatttccattCTTCTCATAACCTTAGTGCGTGATTCAGGGgagacattgtaaggagaaattagatgctaatcactcttacgagttaaagggttaacggaGTGAAATAGCGAACAGTAGAGAGAAAAAACCAGGGAGGGCTGGGTTGAGCCGAGTACGCGACCCGATCCAGGCCTCCCTCGTTTTTTCACTCCCctgcttcttttcctttttttactgtCGCTTGCTTGGTTTTACTAACTTAACGCAGGTAGGCTCTTACCGATACTGCTAGCACTTTTTTTGGCCTTATTTGGCTTCgcgagcatttttttttttttacattttaccCCAAAAAGCACTGCTAGCATTATTTTGGATTTTCGACTAattatttgtataattttgtgttaaatAGCACAATCTGACTTTATTAATGTCGTCCAAAGCTTCATTTTGCCTTAATTTTAGTCAGAGGAGCCGAGGAGACCTGGGGAATAGGTTTGATAGGTCAGCGGTTGCCCTCTAGAAACCCAGTCCATCACACTCGTTCCAAGATGGCGTCATTTAGGTTGTCATCGAGGAACAAGCCAAGGCAGAGATAGCTCGAGAGCGTACTCTGCCAtcaatcagtgaaaaaaaaaacaagactatAAGAATATTCTGTGGTTAAAAAAATCGGGAAAAAGTGAGCATTTTTATGTAACCCATgagcactttttttaaaaaattagcattattttagcactttttttggcaaaagaaCAAGCACTGTTTCATGTTTTaagtatttaatgtttttttttcacgagcACTATCGGTAAGAGCCTAAAcgcaggagcccattaccccTGCTTTACGCCTGGAACCGgcttcagttaaaaaaacaacaacaacaaaaaaaaaataaccacatGGTCATAGTCCAAAATTTACATACCGACAACTTCTAttcaataaaacttttttatcatataGATACTGATAAAATaccagaatttttccttttactaaaaaattatatcttcatcgcgcgcagaGAAGATActgaagatactatttttatctttcacgtgtgaggatattggtgtcgccatggttattaacatgattagccaattacaagagagcttcaCGCTCAGGCGCGCGACCGGTTCTTCtgaaatttcattcacaaaatggcTTCGAGGTGCGAAGACGGTACAGTTACCGGTGACTTTCTCGATGAGCTGCCAAATTTTCACATCGA encodes:
- the LOC136284145 gene encoding amine oxidase [copper-containing] 3-like, which gives rise to MVDSNDANINDNHIYLIELQQPSKDEAIKFLDNNGPKPERVARAVVFFGGKLSPEVREYLVSPAAKPSRYEKTTGPGHKYPIPYEARPEDSKELDATESFILKMSEQLRDLFYESFDGYTYDNCTDRCLTWDYSSLGEFGLRKK